The following proteins are co-located in the Manihot esculenta cultivar AM560-2 chromosome 7, M.esculenta_v8, whole genome shotgun sequence genome:
- the LOC110618459 gene encoding biotin carboxyl carrier protein of acetyl-CoA carboxylase isoform X2: MESSVALQSFPCRLYGQRLTVDRKLVSHPVKRNVSLVSCVKVPEDAAAATASKAKSDAKGSLERSSRSATFPNGFEVGDFEMHLRRNVGAIKAPLSNISPTEPPPIPTKPMDVSAPVATTPSPPKTSSEKTTPFTNVSFGKSSKLAVLEASGATGYVLVASPTVGTFRRNRTVKGQRQPAILKEGDIIKEGQVIGYLDQFGTELPVKSDVAGEVIKLLFDDGDAVGYGDPLIAVLPSFPGINQ; encoded by the exons ATGGAGTCCTCTGTTGCTCTCCAATCCTTTCCGT GTAGATTGTACGGCCAGCGTTTGACGGTTGACCGGAAGCTCGTTTCTCATCCGGTGAAGCGAAATGTATCTCTTGTCTCGTGTGTAAAGGTGCCTGAAGATGCTGCTGCTGCTACTGCTTCAAAAGCCAAATCTGATG CGAAAGGTTCATTGGAGAGAAGTTCTCGAAGTGCAACTTTTCCTAATGGATTTGAA GTTGGGGATTTTGAAATGCATTTGCGCCGCAATGTTGGGGCTATAAAAGCTCCCCTGTCCAACATTTCACCAACAGAACCACCCCCAATCCCAACTAAACCAATGGATGTGTCAGCTCCTGTTGCCACTACTCCATCGCCACCAAAAACATCTTCTGAGAAAACCACTCCATTTACTAATGTCTCATTTGGGAAATCATCCAAATTAGCTGTCTTAGAGGCTTCTGGAGCTACTGGATATGTTCTAGTTGCTTCTCCAACG GTTGGCACATTCCGAAGGAACAGAACAGTGAAAGGACAAAGGCAACCTGCCATCTTGAAAGAG GGTGATATAATTAAAGAAGGACAGGTGATAGGATATTTGGATCAATTTGGTACTGAACTTCCTGTGAAG TCAGATGTGGCAGGAGAAGTCATAAAGCTCCTCTTTGATGATGGAG ATGCTGTTGGTTACGGGGACCCCCTTATTGCTGTCTTGCCATCATTTCCTGGTATCAACCAGTGA
- the LOC110618459 gene encoding biotin carboxyl carrier protein of acetyl-CoA carboxylase isoform X1, translating to MESSVALQSFPCRLYGQRLTVDRKLVSHPVKRNVSLVSCVKVPEDAAAATASKAKSDAKGSLERSSRSATFPNGFEALVLEVCDETEVAELKLKVGDFEMHLRRNVGAIKAPLSNISPTEPPPIPTKPMDVSAPVATTPSPPKTSSEKTTPFTNVSFGKSSKLAVLEASGATGYVLVASPTVGTFRRNRTVKGQRQPAILKEGDIIKEGQVIGYLDQFGTELPVKSDVAGEVIKLLFDDGDAVGYGDPLIAVLPSFPGINQ from the exons ATGGAGTCCTCTGTTGCTCTCCAATCCTTTCCGT GTAGATTGTACGGCCAGCGTTTGACGGTTGACCGGAAGCTCGTTTCTCATCCGGTGAAGCGAAATGTATCTCTTGTCTCGTGTGTAAAGGTGCCTGAAGATGCTGCTGCTGCTACTGCTTCAAAAGCCAAATCTGATG CGAAAGGTTCATTGGAGAGAAGTTCTCGAAGTGCAACTTTTCCTAATGGATTTGAA GCATTGGTACTAGAGGTCTGTGATGAGACAGAGGTTGCTGAACTCAAACTAAAG GTTGGGGATTTTGAAATGCATTTGCGCCGCAATGTTGGGGCTATAAAAGCTCCCCTGTCCAACATTTCACCAACAGAACCACCCCCAATCCCAACTAAACCAATGGATGTGTCAGCTCCTGTTGCCACTACTCCATCGCCACCAAAAACATCTTCTGAGAAAACCACTCCATTTACTAATGTCTCATTTGGGAAATCATCCAAATTAGCTGTCTTAGAGGCTTCTGGAGCTACTGGATATGTTCTAGTTGCTTCTCCAACG GTTGGCACATTCCGAAGGAACAGAACAGTGAAAGGACAAAGGCAACCTGCCATCTTGAAAGAG GGTGATATAATTAAAGAAGGACAGGTGATAGGATATTTGGATCAATTTGGTACTGAACTTCCTGTGAAG TCAGATGTGGCAGGAGAAGTCATAAAGCTCCTCTTTGATGATGGAG ATGCTGTTGGTTACGGGGACCCCCTTATTGCTGTCTTGCCATCATTTCCTGGTATCAACCAGTGA
- the LOC110619090 gene encoding arogenate dehydrogenase 1, chloroplastic, with product MSTSSSSQSSTLKIGIIGFGPFAQFLAKTMIKQGHILRATSRSDHSQLCQDLGISYFRDMVTFLEADNDIILFCTSILSLLEDKETKGCRMLEMSCEEHDRMAARSQFLTHTIGRILSEMEIKSIPMNTKGFESLVQLKEGTVKDSFDLFSGLFICIRFAKQELKNLEISFEKVKQKLLDKMNVMQNVNDSNL from the exons ATGTCTACTTCATCTTCAAGCCAATCCTCAACTCTTAAAATAGGCATAATAGGCTTCGGCCCCTTTGCACAGTTCTTGGCGAAAACCATGATCAAGCAAGGCCATATATTGAGAGCAACTTCTCGTTCTGATCACTCTCAGCTCTGTCAAGACTTGGGTATCTCATACTTCAG GGATATGGTTACATTTCTTGAAGCAGACAACGATATCATTCTGTTTTGTACGTCAATACTCTCTCTTCTAGAGGATAAAGAAACTAAA GGATGTAGAATGCTGGAGATGTCTTGTGAAGAACATGATAGAATGGCTGCTAGAAGTCAATTTCTTACTCATACCATTGGCAG GATTTTGTCAGAAATGGAGATCAAGTCCATACCTATGAACACAAAAGGCTTTGAGTCACTTGTTCAGTTA AAAGAGGGCACTGTAAAGGATAGCTTTGATCTGTTTAGTGGGTTATTTATCTGCATTAGATTTGCCAAACAAGAG CTAAAGAACCTGGAAATTTCCTTTGAAAAGGTTAAGCAGAAGCTACTAGATAAGATGAACGTCATGCAGAATGTAAATGACTCCAACCTCTAA
- the LOC110619091 gene encoding cation/H(+) antiporter 15, with the protein MARSFSRKIAKNMVCKSARNVLSYNIWKNRYVLTPSNLLTAQLTVISLSSKFIDLWLYKLGQTSVVSQIVAGILLGPSLLGQYEELARVLFPRESRSTLSTIAAFGNMFYHFLNAVKTDPVMVLRPGRVAMFIASSAFSITLVSSLFLSLILKRNVKMNAKLHNSLSIIAMSQAFTGISVVSYLVTELKLQNTDVGRLSLATAVVTDLLNTIMVTVSFFTGERMMSGQLIIMWAVLTTFAVVSVVFFVFRPIILAMISYMPAGKPVDQKYIFLIIILTLVLAFVSEAIGQHYVFGPALLGLIVPDGPPLGACLVSRLDTFILGFLYPTYLAISGLQTNVFDINPQDLWIVGIVVIFGITVKTVTVVVTGKLMNLSTKEAFVLAMVLNSKGILELTVYNFWKDNKILDGEEFSVCVLSLVLTTAIITPLIRYLCDPSKQFQPFRRNTIQHSKPNSELKILVCIHKAENVPTIFNLLEISHATLESPIAVISLVLVELIGRYTPVLISNDHYKSPHNQTSTATRIANALRQYEQNNQGCTTVQSFTSISLFETMHDDIFRVATDTRVTIVIMPYHRQWAIDGDVDSSNASIRRLNKTVLDKAPCSVGILIDRGILRGSANVKANKSKLNVAIIFVSGPDDEEALAYGARMAKNDNVILTVIQYVLFGSENCLERKRNSDLIHHYKQANMRNERFLFLEEVVKDGVGLSQCIGKIDNFFDLILVGRYHRQSPLFEGLEAWSECPELGVVGDMLASPDFKTTASVLVVQQQKIRSTTKKKPSNLVVPLHTVKEGGSLI; encoded by the exons ATGGCACGAAGCTTTTCAAGAAAGATTGCCAAAAATATGGTATGCAAAAGTGCGAGGAATGTCCTATCCTACAACATCTGGAAAAATCGTTATGTCCTAACTCCTTCAAATCTTCTCACAGCACAGCTTACGGTTATTTCCTTATCCTCAAAATTCATAGATCTTTGGCTCTACAAGCTTGGACAAACCAGCGTAGTTTCCCAGATCGTG GCAGGTATTTTACTAGGGCCATCGTTATTAGGACAATACGAGGAACTGGCACGAGTCTTGTTTCCTCGAGAAAGCAGAAGTACACTATCAACAATAGCAGCATTTGGTAATATGTTCTACCATTTCTTGAATGCAGTAAAGACAGATCCTGTAATGGTTTTAAGACCAGGACGAGTGGCAATGTTCATAGCTTCAAGTGCCTTCTCCATTACATTGGTTTCAAGCCTCTTCTTGTCTTTAATCTTGAAGAGAAATGTCAAAATGAACGCCAAACTCCATAACTCTCTTTCAATAATAGCCATGAGTCAAGCTTTTACGGGTATTTCTGTCGTTTCTTACCTCGTAACTGAGTTAAAGCTCCAGAACACAGACGTTGGTCGGTTATCCCTCGCTACTGCAGTAGTCACCGATCTGTTGAACACCATAATGGTAACAGTTTCGTTCTTCACCGGAGAAAGGATGATGAGCGGTCAACTAATAATAATGTGGGCAGTTTTAACAACTTTTGCAGTAGTTTCTGTTGTTTTCTTCGTCTTCAGGCCAATTATATTAGCAATGATAAGCTACATGCCAGCAGGTAAACCTGTGGATCAGAAGTATATCTTTCTCATAATAATTCTAACTCTTGTACTTGCATTTGTAAGTGAGGCTATTGGGCAGCATTACGTTTTCGGACCAGCACTTCTCGGCCTGATTGTGCCTGATGGACCTCCTTTAGGGGCATGTCTGGTGTCGAGACTAGACACTTTCATATTGGGGTTTCTCTACCCAACATACCTCGCCATTAGCGGTCTGCAGACCAATGTGTTTGATATAAATCCACAGGACTTGTGGATTGTTGGGATAGTCGTTATCTTTGGTATCACAGTTAAAACAGTAACAGTAGTGGTGACAGGAAAGCTTATGAATTTGTCCACAAAAGAGGCTTTCGTGCTTGCCATGGTTTTGAATTCCAAAGGCATCCTAGAACTCACTGTTTACAACTTCTGGAAGGACAACAAG ATTTTAGATGGTGAAGAGTTCAGTGTGTGTGTATTATCACTTGTATTAACAACAGCAATTATAACTCCATTGATAAGATACCTCTGTGATCCTTCCAAGCAATTCCAACCATTTAGGAGAAACACTATCCAGCATTCTAAACCGAACTCTGAACTAAAAATTCTAGTTTGCATCCACAAAGCTGAGAATGTTCCAACCATTTTCAACCTTCTAGAAATATCCCACGCCACCCTAGAGAGCCCTATAGCAGTCATTTCCTTGGTCCTCGTCGAGCTCATTGGTCGATACACTCCCGTTCTAATATCCAACGACCACTACAAATCCCCACACAATCAGACATCTACTGCAACAAGGATTGCAAATGCCTTAAGACAGTATGAGCAAAACAATCAAGGTTGCACCACTGTACAATCATTCACTTCAATCTCCCTGTTCGAAACAATGCATGACGATATTTTTCGAGTGGCGACAGACACGAGAGTCACCATCGTGATCATGCCATACCACAGGCAATGGGCCATCGATGGTGATGTCGATTCTTCTAATGCTTCTATCAGACGATTGAACAAAACAGTCCTGGATAAGGCTCCATGTTCTGTTGGAATCCTCATAGACCGAGGAATTCTAAGAGGATCAGCGAATGTTAAGGCTAATAAATCCAAGTTGAATGTTGCTATAATCTTCGTCAGTGGTCCAGACGATGAAGAGGCATTAGCTTATGGAGCTAGAATGGCAAAGAATGATAATGTGATCTTGACAGTCATTCAGTACGTTCTCTTTGGAAGTGAAAACTGTCTAGAAAGGAAAAGGAACAGTGATCTAATCCATCACTATAAGCAAGCTAACATGCGAAATGAGCGATTTCTATTTCTTGAAGAGGTGGTGAAAGATGGAGTGGGCTTATCTCAATGCATAGGGAAGATAGATAATTTcttcgatttaattttagtgGGGAGGTATCATCGGCAGTCTCCATTGTTTGAGGGTCTTGAAGCCTGGAGTGAGTGCCCCGAGCTAGGGGTCGTCGGTGACATGCTTGCTTCACCGGATTTCAAGACTACCGCGTCGGTGTTAGTAGTGCAACAACAAAAAATAAGATCGACTACAAAGAAGAAACCTTCCAATCTCGTTGTCCCACTGCATACGGTTAAGGAAGGTGGGAGTCTTATTTAG